The following coding sequences are from one Arthrobacter sp. 24S4-2 window:
- a CDS encoding Flp family type IVb pilin → MLSTFKYLASRLRRDETGATAVEYGIMVGLIAVVIIVAVTLLGTTLQDMFVQVQCSIGGGAYTAGAGGASGTCVQP, encoded by the coding sequence ATGCTTTCGACATTCAAGTACCTCGCCTCCCGCCTTCGCCGCGACGAAACCGGCGCCACCGCCGTCGAATACGGCATCATGGTGGGCCTCATCGCCGTTGTCATCATCGTGGCCGTCACCCTCCTCGGAACCACGCTCCAGGACATGTTTGTCCAGGTTCAGTGTTCGATCGGCGGCGGCGCCTACACCGCGGGCGCTGGCGGCGCCTCGGGCACTTGCGTCCAGCCGTAA
- a CDS encoding TadE/TadG family type IV pilus assembly protein, translated as MSRASERGAAAVEFAILAPVLVMLLLGIMEFGRAYNAQASLSAAAREGVRVMAISNDKTAARTAAKNAAVSLKPALTDANISFGGAYCTPGTQITITISYNLSTMTGIAGPFPMKGQGAMLCGG; from the coding sequence ATGTCCAGGGCATCCGAGCGCGGAGCCGCAGCGGTCGAGTTTGCGATCCTGGCACCCGTCCTCGTCATGCTGCTCCTGGGCATCATGGAGTTCGGCCGGGCCTATAACGCGCAGGCCTCACTCTCGGCGGCCGCCCGCGAAGGTGTCCGGGTCATGGCCATCTCCAACGACAAAACCGCCGCCCGCACCGCAGCCAAGAACGCCGCAGTTTCACTCAAGCCGGCACTGACGGACGCGAACATCAGCTTCGGCGGTGCCTACTGCACGCCCGGCACTCAGATCACCATCACCATCAGCTACAACCTGTCCACTATGACCGGCATAGCGGGCCCGTTTCCGATGAAAGGCCAAGGGGCGATGCTATGCGGCGGCTGA
- a CDS encoding pilus assembly protein TadG-related protein produces MRRLTHRQRPQNGNHDDERGAVSVVVALLLVVLMGFGAIAVDVGMLYAERTQLRNGADAAALAVAQRCAKNATDPDCSTNSTLARSYANSNANDGLSNIKSTVLDKTNRTVTVTAGAQESGKAANEVSLFFARALGMDSAEVNAPSTVRWGSPLAGRTAFPLAFSVCQVKDSIGGALQLLRDHGKNQNADCMYGPSGAAVEGGFGWLVQDAGVCGGTIDLAINESGSDPGNNAPNNCSTTLQKWADEITAGRDITVLLPVYNVVTGTGNGASYHLIAFAAFKVKGWKFSGDSGTPNTFQNKAPFVDASLECRGDCRGIIGSFVKYTSLADGYTLGPVDAYGATIVRLSK; encoded by the coding sequence ATGCGGCGGCTGACACATCGGCAACGGCCACAGAACGGCAATCACGACGACGAACGCGGCGCCGTGAGCGTGGTCGTCGCCCTATTGCTGGTAGTGCTTATGGGCTTTGGCGCGATAGCGGTGGACGTCGGGATGCTTTACGCCGAACGCACCCAGCTGCGTAACGGCGCCGACGCGGCTGCCCTAGCAGTGGCACAGAGGTGCGCAAAGAACGCCACCGATCCCGACTGCTCCACCAACTCCACCCTCGCCCGCAGCTACGCCAACAGCAATGCAAACGACGGCCTCAGCAACATCAAATCCACCGTGCTGGACAAGACCAACCGCACCGTAACTGTCACGGCCGGAGCCCAGGAATCGGGCAAGGCCGCCAACGAGGTCTCGCTGTTCTTCGCCCGCGCCCTTGGTATGGACTCCGCCGAAGTCAATGCCCCTTCGACTGTCCGATGGGGCAGCCCGCTGGCGGGACGCACCGCGTTCCCCCTCGCCTTCTCCGTCTGCCAAGTGAAGGACTCCATCGGAGGTGCGCTGCAGCTCCTGCGGGACCATGGCAAGAACCAGAATGCGGACTGCATGTACGGACCGTCCGGAGCTGCGGTGGAAGGCGGCTTTGGCTGGCTTGTGCAGGACGCGGGTGTCTGCGGCGGCACCATCGATCTCGCCATCAATGAAAGCGGAAGCGACCCTGGCAACAACGCCCCCAACAATTGCTCAACAACCCTGCAGAAATGGGCGGACGAGATCACAGCCGGCCGGGACATCACAGTGCTTCTTCCCGTTTACAACGTCGTCACGGGAACCGGTAACGGAGCCAGCTATCATCTCATCGCCTTCGCGGCCTTCAAAGTGAAGGGCTGGAAATTCAGCGGCGACAGCGGAACGCCAAACACTTTCCAGAACAAGGCACCCTTCGTGGATGCCTCCCTTGAATGCCGCGGCGACTGCCGCGGCATCATCGGAAGTTTCGTCAAATACACGTCCCTGGCGGACGGCTACACCCTCGGACCGGTCGACGCCTACGGCGCAACCATCGTTCGTCTTTCCAAATAA
- a CDS encoding Flp pilus assembly protein CpaB produces the protein MKSRLLAGVAAVLLAIVGAVLVVTYAQGADQRAVKDLDPVGVLVVTKAVPAGASADTVKASVALEQLPGTAVAKSALKTLDASTGKVAAADLVPGEQLLEEKLIAPEDLQTSGSVKVPAGLQEVSFQLEPQRVVGGRLVPGDHVGVFISMKAGGVESKPDKETTQLSIHKVLVTSVQRAPKEPPPSRRRRRAPEQNLTPGM, from the coding sequence GTGAAGTCACGTTTGTTGGCCGGAGTGGCGGCAGTCCTGCTGGCTATCGTCGGGGCGGTCCTCGTGGTCACCTATGCCCAGGGCGCCGACCAACGGGCAGTCAAGGACCTGGACCCTGTAGGCGTGCTGGTGGTAACCAAAGCCGTACCTGCAGGCGCTTCCGCAGACACCGTGAAAGCCTCCGTGGCCCTGGAGCAATTGCCGGGAACCGCCGTCGCAAAGTCCGCACTGAAGACTCTCGACGCGTCCACAGGAAAGGTGGCCGCCGCCGACCTCGTCCCCGGCGAGCAGCTTCTGGAAGAGAAACTCATCGCCCCGGAAGACCTCCAAACCTCCGGCTCGGTAAAGGTGCCGGCCGGCCTGCAGGAAGTCTCCTTCCAGCTGGAGCCGCAGCGCGTCGTCGGAGGTCGCCTTGTCCCCGGTGACCACGTGGGTGTCTTCATCTCCATGAAAGCGGGCGGTGTCGAGTCGAAACCCGATAAAGAGACCACGCAGCTCTCCATCCACAAGGTCCTGGTGACCTCCGTGCAGAGGGCCCCGAAGGAGCCGCCGCCAAGCCGGCGCCGTCGGCGAGCGCCGGAACAGAACCTGACCCCCGGGATGTGA
- a CDS encoding AAA family ATPase, with translation MSRFVLITPDADFDGRLRQAVAGGLQGGVQTFLTSLLPADPNELFAHLNQEQPEVLVLGPGVPVDEALRLATVMNIRYPELSVILASEPDPDFILHAMRAGIRDILSPDSDAAQIRVLLERVTQSSAGRYRLPASQPTAETNKGLVIGVFSPKGGVGKTTIATNIAIGLGKIAPMSVVIVDLDLQFGDVASALYLDPQHTVTDAVSPAASQDSLVLKAFLTVHPGSIYAVCAPPTPVDADEITPEQVSRLLEQLAEQFQYVVVDTAPGLPEIGLAAMEQCTDVVWVSAMDIPSVRGLRSGLDVLRQLDILPETRHVVLNMADPKLGLTVQDLESTIGAPVDVSIPRSKAVALSTNRGIPVLQEQAKDPATKGLNQLVDRFNPAWRAKSQRKLHRRVVV, from the coding sequence ATGAGCCGCTTCGTCCTCATCACGCCCGACGCCGACTTCGACGGCCGCCTTCGCCAAGCCGTTGCCGGCGGCCTCCAAGGCGGCGTGCAGACCTTCCTCACCAGCCTGCTGCCAGCCGACCCGAACGAGCTTTTCGCCCACCTCAACCAGGAACAGCCCGAAGTCCTCGTCCTGGGACCGGGCGTCCCGGTCGACGAAGCCCTCCGCCTCGCAACGGTCATGAATATCCGGTATCCGGAGCTCAGCGTCATCCTGGCCAGCGAGCCGGATCCCGACTTCATCCTGCATGCCATGCGCGCTGGGATCCGGGACATCCTCTCCCCCGACTCCGATGCTGCGCAGATCAGGGTCCTCCTGGAGCGCGTCACTCAGTCCTCCGCCGGCCGTTACCGCCTGCCGGCTTCCCAGCCCACCGCCGAAACCAACAAGGGCCTGGTCATCGGTGTCTTCTCCCCCAAGGGCGGCGTAGGCAAAACCACCATCGCCACCAATATCGCCATCGGTCTGGGCAAGATCGCCCCGATGAGCGTGGTGATCGTGGACCTGGACCTGCAGTTCGGCGACGTCGCCTCCGCCCTCTACCTCGACCCCCAGCACACCGTCACGGACGCGGTCTCCCCCGCCGCCAGCCAGGATTCCCTGGTCCTGAAGGCCTTCCTCACCGTCCATCCGGGCAGTATCTACGCCGTCTGCGCTCCGCCAACCCCCGTTGATGCCGACGAGATAACCCCTGAACAGGTCAGCCGGCTGCTGGAACAGCTGGCCGAACAGTTCCAGTACGTCGTGGTGGACACAGCTCCGGGCCTGCCGGAAATCGGCCTCGCGGCCATGGAACAGTGCACGGATGTGGTGTGGGTGAGCGCTATGGACATACCAAGCGTCAGGGGCCTGCGATCCGGCCTGGACGTCCTCCGCCAGCTGGATATCCTCCCGGAGACCCGGCACGTGGTGCTGAACATGGCGGATCCCAAGCTCGGGCTGACAGTCCAGGACCTCGAATCGACCATCGGAGCACCCGTCGACGTGAGCATCCCGCGGTCCAAGGCCGTGGCGCTCTCCACCAACCGCGGCATCCCCGTCCTGCAGGAGCAAGCGAAGGACCCGGCAACCAAGGGCCTGAATCAGCTCGTCGACCGCTTCAACCCCGCCTGGCGGGCCAAGTCGCAACGCAAACTGCACCGGAGGGTAGTGGTCTAG
- a CDS encoding CpaF family protein, with product MKLSERISAVQAKSQSQPHTQTVPPPSPSARAATATLELDRPDVSGRQPDPWAAPRPEKRTTTSAPAAAVVVPSTGTDHTDEVKQKAQQPVDAFAALKERAATALFERMGSRFNDSAVTEHELRTTAREELTRIIDGEQVPLSAEERTRLVQDVADDVLGYGPLQRLLDDPAVTEIMVNRMDQIYVERKGHLTLADSRFSSEAHLRKVIERIVSKVGRRIDESSPLVDARLEDGSRVNAVIPPLAVGGSSLTIRKFSKVPLTVRNLIDYGTLTPEMAELLNACVKAKLNIIVSGGTGTGKTTLLNVLSSFLPADERIVTIEDAVELQIQQDHVVRLESRPPNTEGKGEVTIRELLRNSLRMRPDRIVVGEVRGGESLDMLQAMNTGHDGSLSTVHSNSPRDAVARLETLVLMAGMDLPLRAIREQIASAVNLIVQISRLRDGSRRITHVTEVQGMEGDIVTLQDAFVFDYSAGVDAHGRFLGRPVATGIRPRFIDRFEDLGIHVSPGVFATPAGEGKA from the coding sequence ATGAAACTTTCAGAGCGCATCAGTGCCGTGCAAGCGAAGTCGCAATCACAGCCGCACACGCAAACCGTTCCCCCGCCGTCGCCGTCCGCGCGGGCTGCCACCGCAACCTTGGAACTGGACCGGCCGGACGTGTCCGGCCGGCAGCCGGATCCGTGGGCCGCACCTCGGCCGGAAAAGCGGACGACGACGTCGGCACCGGCTGCCGCCGTCGTCGTTCCGTCAACGGGGACTGATCACACGGACGAGGTGAAACAGAAAGCCCAGCAGCCTGTGGACGCCTTCGCCGCACTGAAGGAGCGGGCAGCCACGGCCCTGTTCGAACGCATGGGCTCGCGTTTCAACGACTCCGCGGTCACGGAGCATGAGCTTCGCACCACTGCCCGTGAGGAGCTCACGCGCATCATCGACGGCGAGCAGGTCCCGCTGTCCGCGGAGGAGCGCACTCGCCTGGTCCAGGACGTCGCCGACGACGTCCTGGGCTACGGCCCGCTGCAGCGCCTCCTCGACGATCCCGCCGTCACCGAGATCATGGTCAACCGGATGGACCAGATCTACGTGGAGCGCAAGGGTCACCTCACCCTGGCCGACTCCCGCTTCAGCTCGGAGGCACACCTGCGCAAGGTGATCGAACGCATCGTGTCCAAGGTTGGCCGCCGCATTGACGAGTCCTCGCCCCTGGTGGATGCCCGGCTGGAGGATGGCTCGCGTGTCAACGCCGTGATCCCGCCCTTGGCCGTCGGCGGATCATCGCTGACCATCCGTAAATTCAGCAAGGTGCCCCTCACCGTCCGGAACCTTATCGACTACGGAACACTCACCCCGGAAATGGCAGAGCTCCTCAACGCCTGCGTCAAGGCAAAGCTCAACATCATCGTCTCCGGTGGAACGGGAACGGGAAAGACCACCCTGCTGAACGTGCTTTCGTCCTTCCTGCCCGCGGATGAACGGATTGTCACCATCGAGGATGCCGTTGAGCTGCAGATCCAGCAGGATCATGTGGTCCGGCTCGAAAGCAGGCCTCCCAACACTGAAGGCAAAGGCGAAGTGACCATCCGTGAACTCCTGCGGAACTCGTTGCGTATGCGCCCTGACCGCATCGTGGTGGGTGAGGTTCGAGGCGGGGAGTCGCTGGACATGCTCCAGGCCATGAACACGGGACACGACGGCTCGCTGTCCACCGTTCACTCAAACTCGCCGCGCGACGCCGTCGCCCGCCTCGAAACGCTGGTGCTCATGGCCGGGATGGACCTGCCGCTGCGTGCCATCCGGGAACAGATAGCTTCAGCCGTGAACCTGATCGTCCAGATTTCACGCTTGCGTGACGGCAGCCGCCGCATCACCCACGTGACCGAGGTACAGGGCATGGAGGGCGACATTGTGACCCTGCAGGATGCCTTCGTCTTCGACTATTCGGCAGGCGTCGATGCCCACGGCCGTTTCCTCGGACGGCCAGTCGCCACGGGGATCCGTCCGCGTTTCATTGACCGCTTCGAGGACCTCGGAATCCATGTCTCACCCGGGGTCTTCGCCACCCCAGCCGGCGAAGGAAAGGCCTAG
- a CDS encoding type II secretion system F family protein, with translation MLMTVGAALLLLAPILLAAAILIPGTPGIAINRRRPYDSDPPSRLTRLAGITVVGLDRFLAARNVRLYSRDSLENAGVRLSQAEYFVLVIAGGIVGALVGLVIGVPVLSVLLVILAPVAGHLVLGFLAGKRRGKFDQQLGDTLQLLAGGLRAGHSILRAIDAAATESQSPTSEEMRRVITETSLGRDLLASLTDTSERMRNEDFVWIAQAIQINREVGGNLAEVLDQVNETIRERSEIKGHIKALAAEGKFSAYILIAMPIGIVVMLMMVNPGYMDSMFTHPLGWGMMAGSVVLMTIGSLWMRKIIDLKF, from the coding sequence ATGCTCATGACCGTTGGAGCCGCGCTCCTCCTCCTGGCACCAATCCTGTTGGCTGCGGCAATCCTCATACCCGGAACACCCGGGATCGCTATCAACCGACGCCGCCCCTATGACTCCGACCCGCCCTCACGGCTTACCAGGCTGGCAGGCATCACAGTCGTGGGCCTGGACCGCTTCCTGGCGGCCAGGAACGTTCGCCTCTACAGCCGTGATTCCCTGGAGAACGCCGGCGTCCGGCTCAGCCAGGCTGAGTACTTTGTCCTGGTCATTGCCGGTGGCATCGTCGGCGCCCTTGTGGGCCTTGTGATCGGCGTGCCGGTCCTCTCCGTCCTCCTTGTCATACTGGCGCCTGTTGCAGGGCACCTGGTGCTGGGCTTCCTGGCCGGAAAGCGGCGGGGAAAATTCGATCAGCAACTCGGTGATACGCTCCAGCTGCTGGCCGGCGGACTGCGGGCCGGCCACAGTATCCTCCGTGCCATCGATGCGGCTGCTACCGAATCCCAGAGCCCGACGTCGGAAGAGATGCGCCGCGTCATCACGGAAACCAGCCTGGGCCGCGACCTCCTTGCCTCATTGACCGACACCTCAGAACGCATGAGGAACGAGGACTTCGTCTGGATAGCGCAAGCCATCCAGATCAACCGCGAGGTCGGCGGGAACCTGGCGGAGGTCCTCGACCAGGTGAATGAGACCATCCGGGAGCGTTCCGAGATCAAGGGCCATATCAAGGCACTCGCGGCAGAAGGCAAGTTCTCGGCCTACATCCTGATTGCGATGCCGATCGGGATTGTGGTGATGCTCATGATGGTGAACCCGGGTTACATGGATTCGATGTTCACCCATCCGCTCGGGTGGGGAATGATGGCGGGATCGGTGGTGCTCATGACCATCGGCAGCCTGTGGATGCGCAAAATCATCGATCTGAAGTTCTGA
- a CDS encoding type II secretion system F family protein encodes MNPVILSSLLLVCLPVGYLAWSVLSVDRKARAATVAILTRGRRAADVPESKQGGFLDRIGYGLTPAAYVRKLDRLLSLAGRPAAWPLGRILAAKPALGLVGASLGVLISMSSPKPMIKLAGLFILFLGYFIPDLLLYSKGLERQKAMQLELANTLDQMLISVEAGLGFEGAMARAGENGKGPLADELVRTLQDMQVGRSRRESYLALAERTNIPELRSFVQAIVQADTYGIAISRVLRIQAKVMRVKRRQRAEEKAMKLPVAILFPLLFFIFPVLFIAILGPAVINTIDTFTGQ; translated from the coding sequence ATGAATCCCGTGATCCTTTCCTCGCTCCTCCTGGTATGCCTCCCCGTCGGCTACCTGGCCTGGTCCGTCCTGTCCGTGGACCGCAAGGCCCGTGCCGCGACGGTGGCCATCCTGACCCGCGGCAGGAGGGCGGCCGACGTCCCGGAATCAAAGCAAGGCGGCTTCCTCGACAGGATCGGGTATGGGCTGACTCCAGCAGCCTACGTCCGCAAACTCGACAGGCTACTTTCACTTGCCGGCCGCCCGGCAGCGTGGCCGTTGGGGCGCATTTTGGCGGCAAAGCCTGCCCTGGGCCTGGTGGGAGCGTCGCTTGGCGTGCTCATCAGCATGAGCAGCCCCAAACCGATGATCAAGCTTGCCGGACTGTTCATTCTCTTCCTTGGGTACTTCATCCCTGATCTGCTCCTCTACAGCAAAGGCCTGGAACGTCAGAAGGCCATGCAGCTGGAGCTCGCGAACACCCTCGATCAGATGCTGATCTCGGTGGAAGCCGGCCTGGGCTTCGAAGGGGCGATGGCCCGCGCGGGGGAAAACGGAAAGGGCCCCTTGGCCGACGAACTGGTCCGCACGCTGCAGGACATGCAGGTAGGACGCAGCCGCCGGGAGTCCTACCTGGCCCTTGCCGAGAGGACCAACATTCCGGAACTCCGCAGCTTCGTCCAGGCTATTGTCCAGGCAGACACCTACGGCATCGCCATCAGCCGCGTCCTCAGGATCCAGGCCAAGGTCATGAGGGTCAAGCGCCGGCAACGGGCCGAGGAGAAGGCCATGAAGCTGCCAGTCGCGATTCTGTTTCCCCTCCTGTTCTTCATCTTTCCGGTCCTTTTCATCGCGATTCTTGGCCCAGCCGTGATCAATACAATTGACACATTCACCGGTCAATGA
- a CDS encoding Hpt domain-containing protein, which translates to MDLEVLQDLSDQLAHPAVAQNFARDYATLWTQRYQKLAGAMDRQDLAAALDAVISMKIASAMVGGLRLSRLAEQLEGFIRNGDLENGLALIAAVEVHGSATVKELQETYILADE; encoded by the coding sequence GTGGACCTCGAGGTGCTGCAGGACCTTTCAGACCAGCTGGCCCATCCGGCCGTCGCCCAGAACTTTGCACGGGACTATGCCACTCTCTGGACCCAGCGCTACCAGAAGCTGGCAGGAGCCATGGATCGCCAAGATCTTGCTGCGGCCCTGGACGCTGTCATTAGCATGAAGATCGCTTCAGCCATGGTGGGAGGGCTGCGGCTGTCCCGGCTGGCGGAACAACTGGAGGGGTTCATCCGAAATGGAGACCTCGAAAACGGACTTGCCCTCATTGCGGCCGTGGAAGTCCACGGAAGTGCGACAGTCAAGGAACTTCAGGAAACCTACATACTGGCGGATGAATAG
- a CDS encoding response regulator transcription factor — translation MGDLGVAVVVEDDADVRNLLEAVLSQAGFEVYSAADGREGVEAVRDHNANVVTLDVGLPDIDGYEVLRQIRQFSDAYVVMLTGRTEEPDLLTALHSGADDYITKPFRPLELRARVAAMLRRPRPRSAQGRTPAPAPAPAPSSGGGPAEESVLRHNGLALNRKTRSVIVHGDTLPLTRSEFDLLQELLRVGGAVCTKTDLVRVVRGEEDRDDTYVSESDERAVEVHIGNLRRKLHEDPQSPRWLQTVRGVGYKLTPVERERQEVHEQR, via the coding sequence ATGGGTGATCTTGGGGTTGCAGTGGTTGTTGAAGATGACGCAGATGTGCGGAATCTGTTGGAGGCCGTGCTGAGTCAGGCTGGTTTTGAGGTTTACTCAGCCGCGGACGGACGGGAGGGCGTTGAGGCCGTTCGCGACCACAACGCAAATGTCGTCACCCTGGACGTGGGCCTGCCTGATATCGACGGTTACGAGGTGCTGCGGCAAATCCGGCAGTTTAGTGACGCCTACGTTGTTATGCTCACCGGCAGGACGGAGGAACCGGACCTGCTGACGGCGCTACACTCTGGAGCCGACGACTACATCACCAAGCCGTTTCGGCCTTTGGAGCTGAGGGCGCGCGTAGCGGCAATGCTGCGCAGACCCCGGCCGCGGTCGGCGCAAGGCCGGACGCCTGCCCCGGCACCCGCCCCCGCCCCGTCGTCCGGTGGGGGGCCAGCTGAGGAATCGGTACTCCGGCATAATGGCTTGGCGCTCAATCGCAAGACCAGGTCCGTTATTGTCCATGGTGACACCCTCCCGCTGACCCGAAGTGAGTTCGATCTCCTTCAGGAGCTATTGCGTGTGGGCGGGGCTGTTTGTACGAAGACTGACCTGGTTCGCGTAGTCAGGGGCGAGGAAGATCGCGACGATACTTACGTCAGCGAATCCGATGAGAGGGCCGTTGAGGTCCATATCGGAAATCTCCGGCGGAAGCTGCACGAAGATCCCCAATCCCCACGATGGCTGCAGACTGTGCGCGGCGTGGGATACAAGCTGACGCCAGTGGAGCGTGAACGGCAAGAGGTCCACGAACAGCGGTAG
- a CDS encoding cell wall metabolism sensor histidine kinase WalK translates to MSERFLARKAEHYFSGLRPRAQVILCQLPLTVFIAVLVIAAPAVWAGVLTSGLFLAALVLHAIIFAACVLVPWEKLAPNAPLLIPVLDLVAIWLTRNGAAANLQGLGVLALFPVIWLSASAISARTSLLLSFFGTLLIALPTLFSKLPNITAADVASILLLPLMMFAVSLAIRFASVHMQLQQRRLEAKDIELQALLAESKERERLLNIILETVDVGIIAVDGDGKRLLSNHQQSLFDLTASPEGLPGLPQESLMMVSGHDRKSPVPPDRRPVSRAARGETFADYLVWLGEGTQQRAVSTAARPLKNDDGEFDGAVVVFNDVTGLVEAISAKDDFLSNVSHELRTPLNSVIGNLDLVLDGDQGLPPLAVQRLEVAQRNTERLLTLVSDLLASASEALHVHPRRTDLAGVVEASLGSARAHAETSKVSLLMDVPAPLWAHVDPLRIGQALDNLVSNAIKYSPDGGTVKVSARAEDGFIRLQVEDAGMGMTAADTAKVFTRFYRSPAALEADIPGVGLGLSITKAIIERHGGGISCASRPGEGSTFTVSLPAEGPPPAF, encoded by the coding sequence ATGAGCGAGCGGTTTCTGGCACGAAAGGCGGAGCACTACTTCAGCGGTCTCCGGCCACGTGCACAGGTCATTCTTTGCCAGTTGCCCCTGACGGTTTTCATTGCTGTCCTGGTCATCGCAGCGCCCGCCGTTTGGGCCGGGGTACTGACCAGCGGACTATTCCTGGCCGCCCTTGTACTTCATGCGATCATTTTTGCGGCCTGCGTTCTTGTCCCCTGGGAGAAGCTGGCACCGAATGCACCCCTATTGATACCGGTGCTGGACCTCGTAGCGATCTGGCTTACCCGTAACGGGGCCGCCGCAAATCTTCAGGGACTGGGAGTGCTGGCACTATTTCCGGTCATCTGGCTTTCCGCATCCGCCATTTCAGCCAGGACAAGCCTCCTCCTCAGCTTTTTCGGCACGTTGCTCATTGCATTACCGACCCTGTTTTCAAAGCTGCCGAACATTACGGCAGCCGACGTCGCGTCCATCCTGCTCCTGCCGCTAATGATGTTCGCCGTTTCGCTCGCCATTCGTTTTGCCAGCGTTCATATGCAACTTCAGCAACGCAGACTTGAAGCCAAAGACATCGAGCTTCAGGCACTCCTGGCAGAAAGCAAAGAGCGCGAACGGCTCTTGAATATCATCCTGGAAACAGTCGACGTCGGAATCATTGCTGTGGATGGCGACGGCAAGCGCCTGCTTTCCAACCACCAGCAGTCCCTTTTTGACCTGACCGCCAGTCCAGAAGGTTTGCCTGGACTCCCCCAGGAGTCGCTAATGATGGTCTCAGGCCATGATCGAAAGTCACCGGTTCCACCGGACCGGCGCCCTGTGTCCCGCGCTGCCCGCGGAGAAACCTTTGCCGACTATCTGGTTTGGTTAGGTGAAGGTACCCAACAGCGGGCCGTATCCACTGCGGCGCGTCCCCTCAAGAACGACGACGGCGAGTTCGATGGCGCGGTGGTCGTCTTCAATGATGTCACGGGGCTGGTGGAAGCCATTTCGGCCAAGGATGACTTCCTTTCCAACGTGTCCCACGAGCTTCGAACGCCCCTGAATTCAGTGATAGGGAACCTCGACCTTGTGCTCGACGGCGACCAAGGGCTTCCGCCCTTGGCAGTCCAGCGGCTTGAGGTGGCGCAACGCAACACCGAACGGCTCCTCACGCTCGTCTCCGACCTCCTGGCATCGGCGTCAGAGGCCTTGCATGTGCACCCACGCAGGACGGACCTTGCCGGCGTGGTGGAGGCGTCGCTCGGATCTGCCCGCGCACATGCGGAGACATCGAAGGTCTCGCTGCTGATGGACGTTCCCGCACCGTTGTGGGCGCACGTTGACCCGCTTCGGATAGGCCAGGCATTGGACAATCTGGTTTCGAACGCCATCAAGTACTCCCCCGACGGCGGAACGGTTAAGGTTTCGGCGCGGGCCGAGGATGGCTTCATCCGCCTTCAGGTGGAGGATGCCGGAATGGGCATGACAGCGGCGGATACCGCCAAGGTCTTCACCCGGTTCTACCGCAGCCCGGCTGCCCTCGAGGCTGACATCCCCGGCGTTGGACTTGGACTGTCCATTACCAAGGCCATCATTGAACGCCACGGCGGCGGCATTTCCTGTGCAAGCCGACCAGGCGAGGGCAGCACGTTTACCGTGTCCCTGCCGGCCGAGGGACCTCCGCCGGCCTTCTAG
- the truA gene encoding tRNA pseudouridine(38-40) synthase TruA — translation MNHQKPAAPVLGGGGFLRIRLDLAYDGGPFSGWAVQPGMRTVQGVLEEALALLVRRKVRVTVAGRTDAGVHARGQVVHLDLSEEEWVGLNRGVELDPAVALLRRLRGALSRGLGDLTGAIEVHSVTLAPEGFDARFSALWRRYSYRIADGPALWDPLGRSSTLWHREQLDVSLLNEGASKLLGLQNFRSYCKPREGSTTIRELQRFEFARGTDGVIVATVQADAFCHNMVRALVGSALYVGSGVEAPGWLYERLLEQKRDAKSVLAAPHPLVLEEVAYPSDGELLARAELTRALRK, via the coding sequence ATGAACCACCAGAAACCCGCTGCCCCCGTTTTGGGGGGCGGCGGGTTTTTGCGTATCCGATTGGATTTGGCGTACGACGGCGGCCCCTTCAGCGGGTGGGCAGTGCAGCCGGGAATGCGCACCGTCCAGGGCGTCCTGGAAGAGGCCCTCGCGCTGCTGGTCAGGCGAAAGGTGCGCGTGACCGTAGCCGGCCGGACCGACGCCGGCGTGCACGCCCGCGGCCAGGTGGTCCACCTGGACCTCAGCGAAGAGGAGTGGGTGGGCCTGAACCGCGGCGTGGAACTGGACCCCGCCGTCGCCCTCTTGCGTCGTCTGCGCGGCGCGCTGAGCAGGGGACTGGGCGACCTCACCGGCGCCATTGAGGTCCACAGCGTCACCCTGGCTCCGGAGGGGTTCGATGCGCGGTTCTCGGCGCTGTGGCGACGGTACAGCTACCGCATTGCCGACGGGCCTGCCCTGTGGGATCCGCTGGGCAGGTCCTCGACCCTGTGGCACAGGGAACAGCTTGATGTGTCGCTTCTGAATGAGGGTGCGTCCAAGTTGCTCGGCCTGCAGAACTTCCGTTCCTACTGCAAGCCTCGCGAAGGTTCCACCACCATCCGGGAGCTGCAGAGGTTTGAGTTCGCCCGTGGCACCGATGGCGTCATCGTAGCCACAGTCCAGGCCGACGCATTCTGCCACAACATGGTGCGTGCCCTGGTGGGGTCTGCGCTCTACGTCGGTTCGGGGGTCGAGGCGCCCGGGTGGCTGTACGAGCGGCTGCTGGAGCAAAAGCGTGACGCGAAGTCGGTCTTGGCCGCACCGCATCCTTTGGTGCTTGAAGAGGTTGCGTATCCGTCCGACGGCGAGCTGCTGGCCCGCGCCGAACTGACCCGGGCGCTGCGGAAGTAG